Below is a window of Ignavibacteriales bacterium DNA.
GGAATAAAGAACATCCCGATACAAGAGTAAATTTTCAGCCGGTACCGGAAGGGCAATCCAGCGAGGAAGTAATTCTAGCGGCGGTTGTTGGAAAAACCACACCGGACATTTATTCGAATATGTGGGAAGGTGACGTTGAATCCTACGCTAAAGCGAATACCTTAGTCGCGCTCGATACTTTAAAAGGATTCAAAGAGTTTCTTGCTGAAAGATGCTACAGCAGTGTTATCGCCGAAATCACTTCCGGCAACGGGCACATCTACCAAATACCATGGAAGATTAATCCCATCATGCTTATCTACAACGAAAATATTATTCATGATTTGGGTTACCAAAGACCGCCGTTAACTTTTTCGGAATTCTTCGACGCTTCTAAAAAATTTCAGAAGGATATTGACGGAGACGGTTATGTGGATCGCTGGTTCGGATACTCCGAAGTTCTTGTTACATGGTGGCAGAGGTTTTTCGATTTTTATCCTTTGTACCTGGCAGCTTCCGGAGGAGCCCCGCTGGTTAAAGGCGACAGCGCCGCTTTCAATAATAAATACGCCGTTGAAGTTTTCACATTCCTCCGCGAGTTATACGCGAAAAATTATTTCTCGAGGGAACGACTTTCGGCGCGTCAGGATGTTTTTCTATCCGGCATTATAGCAACACGCTTTACCGGACCGTGGGAGATTGCACATTCGGAGACATATAAACCAGAAGGATTCAAATATAGTTTTTCACCGATGCCGATTCCTGACGATCATAAAGGGCCGATTTATACTTACGGTGACCCGAAAAACATTGTGATTTTTAAAACGTGTCCAAATCCTCAACTTGCCTGGGATTTTTTAAAATATCTGCTGGAAGAAAAAAACGAATTAAAGTTTTTGGAATTGACTAATCAACTGCCTAGAAGAATAAATCTTGATACTAATCCTTTGTTCGAAGATTATTTTAACAAAAATCCGAAGATGAAAATATTTGCCGAACAAGCTAAGTTTGTAAAAGGTACGGATCAGTCACCGGTTCTTAAAGAAGTTTTCGATTTGATATCGCAGGAGTACGAGGCGTGTGTAATCTATGGCAAGAAAACACCGGAAGAAGCAGTCAGAGATGCAGCAAAAGCCGTTAATCTATTATTTCTAAAGTGATTTGATATGATAAAAAAGTTTACTCCATATTTGCTTGTCTCGCCTTACATAATTCATTTTGCTTTGTTCGTGGCATTTCCGGTTGTGTTCTCAATTGTACTAACATTTCATAACTGGAATATAATTTCGCCGATGCAGTATACCGGGATAAGCAACTACAAGAGACTATTCAGCGATGCAACATTTTGGAAGTCCATACTTAACACTCTCATATTTCTTGTTATTCATATTCCGCTTCAAATAATTGTTGCGCTTACTTTAGCGGAAGTATTGAATCAGAATATAAAATTCAGAGCATTTTTCCGCGGCGCGTTTTTTCTGCCGGTAATTGTATCCGGAGTTGTTGTTACAATTTTGTGGCAGCAGTTATACGGTTTTGATACCGGTTTGCTTAACAGATTATTAATCAAAATCGGGCTCGGTAAGATCGGTTGGCTGAACGATCCTGCTTGGGCTATGCCTTCGATTGCGGTAATGGCTACGTGGAAAAATGTTGGTTTATATGTTGTGCTTTTTCTTGTAGGACTTCAAACCGTACCTCCGCAATATTACGAAGCGGCAGAATTGGAAGGAGCTACTCATCTCCAAAAATTTTTCAAAATTACACTTCCGTTGATCAACCCGACAATACTAATGGTAGTAATTCTTTCTACGATCGGCGGATTTTCTCTTTTTATCGAACCATATGTTATGACGGGCGGAGGACCACTTAACAGTACAATCTCTGCCGTGCTCTATATTTACAAACAGGGCTTCTTCTATTATCGTATGGGTTACGCAGCTACACTCGGCATTTTCTTCGCATTAATAATTCTCGGTGTAATAATTCTTCAGAAAAAATTTGTTGAGAGAGAGAATTAAATGAAGAAAATAATATTTTATTTCTGTCTAGTGGTTTTTGCACTGATATTCATTTATCCATTCATCTGGATGTTAAGCGCATCAATTGCGCCGGAAAACCAAATCGGTGGATTAACATTTCTTCCTACAGATTTTACATTTAGTAGTTTCCGGCAAATGTTTGATAAAATACCAATCGGAAGAGCATTTGTTAACAGTTTGCTGGTTGCCCTCTCAATTACATTCGGTGTTTTAGTATTTGGTTCGATGGTCGGTTATGCTTTATCAAGGTTACGCTTTAGAGGAAGGAATCTTATTTTCTACATCATCATCTTTACGATGACTTTGCCTTTCCAAATTACTCTCATTCCGCAATACATCATAATGGTAAAGTTCGGATGGGTTGATACTTACTGGGCGTTAATCGTTCCGTACCTTATGAATTCGTTCGTGATAATTATGTTCAGACAATATTTTAATTCCTTACCTCAAGACTTGATAGACGCGGCGCGCATTGACGGATGCAATGAACTCGAAATTATTTTTAGAATTTTGTGGCCGAATTCAATACCTGCGCTTGTTACTGTGGGCATTATTACATTTATGGCTTCATGGAATGAAGTGCTTTGGCCGTTAATAGTTATACGCCAGGAGAATATGATGACTATGCCGCAGATGGTTACATTATTTGCCGTAGGCGGAAGAGCCGAATCGCAATTGGGAGTAAAGCTTGCCTCGGCGGTTGTGCTAGCGCTGCCGATAGTAGTTGCGTATCTCTTCTTCCAAAAATATTTTATACAAAGTATGGCTTCATCTGGACTTAAAGAATAGTATCACTACGGAGATTAAAAATGTCTTTAGAAATATTACCGATAAAAATTTTGCCGGATTCAAAAAGAGTTATAACACTATTCTTTATACTCCATCCGGAAAGAATAAAGCAGATTATAAAAAGAATAATTTCGCTTTCTGATGAAGAAACTTCTCAACATATAGAGAAAATCAAAATTCAATTTGGGAACAGACACAGAAATATTCATGAAGTAATTCTTTCTAATTATGAGAAAGTACGCGGGCACATCGTTAATGATTTGAAAATTACGCACGAGAAAAAGATGTTGATCGGGGCATACTTCACAAAGGAATATTCGATTCAATCAGCGGCTTTGTTCAATCCGTCAATTGTGGCTCATCCTGATCAAACTGGTTTACACCATGACGAGCTGCGATTCGTGATGAGTTTGCGAGCTACAGGAGAAGGACATCTTTCTTCCATTGAATTCAGAGAAGGATTAATCAAGAACAATGAAGTTATTGTGGCGGATGTTTCAAAGATTTGTGAATTACCCCGGAGGCTCGAAAATAAAAAATTTGAGAAGAGACTTATTGGTGAAAGATTTCGGTCAAAAAAAAATCTTCTCGAAATATTCTTGAGAGATTTGGATGAAGAATTTTCTTTTGATGAATTTGAAAATGCTTCACGGGGGAAAAGAAACACGAAGGAAGAAAATGAACTTTATGATGAGTTACTGGATTTCCTGGAATCGAACTATGAAATTGAGTTCGATTCAAATTCTACTTTGGATGAAAGAGTAATCTTTCCGACTGCTAAAAGCGAATCGGTTGGAATGGAAGATGTAAGACTCGTAAAATTTCAAAATGCCGACGGCACTTCCTGTTATTACGGAACATACACCGCATATAATGGAAAAACTTTTAGAGTTCAATTGCTCAAGACAGTTGATTTTCGAAGATTTAATATCCATACCTTGCACGGCAGTCAAATTGAAGATAAAGGAATGGCGCTTTTCCCCAGAAAAATAAACAGCAAATATGTAATCACTTCGCGCAACGACGGCGAAAACCTTTACATTATGTTTTCCGATGATCTCTATAACTGGAACGAAAAAAAAATATTGTATGAGCCGAGCAAAGCATTCGATTTTGTGCAGGTAGGCAACTGCGGGTCGCCGATTGAGACTAAATACGGCTGGTTATTAATAACTCATGCAGTTGGATATTTCAGAAGGTATTCAATAAGTGCAATGCTTTTGGACATAGACGACCCGACGAAAATTATCGGCTCGCTGGACGAACCACTGATCGAACCGATTGAATCTGAACGAGAAGGCTACGTTCCTAATGTTGTGTATTCATGCGGTTCAATGCTTCATGGCGATAATGTCATTATTCCTTTTGCAATGTTCGACTCTTATTGCGGCTTTGCAAGAATTCCGCTTGAAGAATTAATTTCTAAAATGAGTTGACAATTCCCGATATTCTGAAAATAATCTAGGTGATAACTATGAGCATAGAAAAATATTCTAAGAATCCGATTTTGACAAAAGATATGGTTCCTTTCAATGTTAACAGCATTTTTAATCCCGGCGCTGTAAAGTATGGAGATAAATATCTTCTTCTCTGTCGGGTAGAGATGCCGGACGGCCGGTCATCTTTTGTTTTGGCTGAGAGCAAAGACGGAATTGGTTTTGAAGTGAATGAGAAACCGACGTTATCGCCAGAGGATCATAAATATTGTTTTGAATATGTTAATTGGGGTATCGAAGATCCGCGCGTAACAAAAATCGACGATAGATATTTTATTTTATATACCGGTTATTCCAAACACATGCCGCTTGTTATTCTATCGGAGACGAAAGATTTTCAATCATTCAAAATACACGGACCGATAAGCGAACCATCCAACAAAGATGCAGCGTTATTCCCGGAAAAGATTAATGGTTACTACTGGAAAGTAGATCGTCCTGCTGCCGAAGTGAAAAGAGAAATTTGGATTAGCAGCAGTCCGGATTTGATTCACTGGGGAAATTATAAGTGTTTAACAGAACCTTTACCGGGAACCTGGGAAGGCGATAAAATTGGCAATTCGGGTACACCCGTTAAAACAAAAGATGGTTGGATGATGCTATATCATGGTGTGAGAGGATTCGGAATTACTTCTACTTATAGGCTCGGAGTTTTGTTGATGGATTTGGAAAAACCCTGGATTCTTAAAGGCAGAAGTATGGAACCTATAATGAGTCCTGAATACGATTATGAACGCGTAGGAGATGTGATGAACGTTGTATTTTCCAACGGCTGGATTGTTGAAGACGACGGTTTGGTAAAAATTTATTATTCCGGCGCCGATACTAATATTTGTTTAGCCGAAACAACAATCGATTACCTCTTATCTGTGTGCCGACCAGTATGAAAGAGTTAAAGCTAAAATTCTTTATTCTGATTTTCATTTTAGGTTTTGCCACCTTCTTTATAAATTGCCGGGCGAAGGACCAACATGAATTAAATCCCGGAAACAAATTCGTTCTTGTTATCCCTTCCCATCTTGATAATCTCTATGAAGAGATTAAAGTTGGAGGAAAGCAGATGGCGATAATCCATATCTATTGCGATTACCCCGACTACCAATGGGTCGAAGCAAAAGGGGAAGGGATAGCTTGCATAGACGATGTTGCTCGAGCCGCTGTTTTTTATTCTAATTATTATAAAAGTACACACGACAAGATATACCTGCGGAAAGTTAGGCTGTTGACCGAATTCATTTTATACGTGCATGCCGAGAACGGATACTTTTATAACTTCATTGAGAGCGATTATTCAATAAACAAAACTTACAAAACAAGCGTGGCGCAGCCCGACTGGTGGAGCTGGCGTGCAGTATGGGCTCTCTCCGAAACTTATAAATTGTTTTCTAAAAATGATGCCGCATTTTCAAGTCGTATTTTTCAAAGTATGAGCAAGCTCTTTTCGGCGCTTAAAAAAAAATTACCACTGAAAAAGAGTTTTAAAAATATCGGCGGATTTGAAAGACCAACATGGCTCCCAGCCGAGACCGGCGCGGATCAGTCATCAATTTTGATTCTGGCACTTGTAAATTATCTCGAGATCAAAAAGGATCCTGTGCTGCTCACTTATCTCAAGGATATTTGCGGTGGAATTATTCTGATGCAGGAAGGGGACAAAGAAAATTTTCCTTACTACGCATTTATGAGTTGGGAAAATCTTTGGCACGCCTACGGAAATTCCCAAGCATACGCATTATTAAAAGCGTATAAACTAACGCATGATGAAAATTATAAAATCAAGGCTCTGCTTGAGATCAATTATTTTTATCCCTATCTGCTGAAAGAAAATTTTCTCAATTACTTCACTATAAAGAATGATAACGGCAAGATAATAATTGATGAGCGCAAGCAGTTCTCACAAATCGCTTACGGAATTAGACCAATGATTTTTGCATCGCTTGAAGCAGCGAAGATTACAGGAGAAAAATTATATACCGAATTGGCAGGCAAAATCAGTTTATGGTTCTTCGGAAAAAATTTGGCTGAGAAAGAAATGTATGACAGTAAAACCGGCTTCTGTTTTGACGGTATTAACAGCGAGAAAGATGTTAATAAAAATTCCGGGGCAGAATCGACGATAGAAGCATTGCTTAGCTTAACAGCTATCCAGCAAAACAAGACAGCGCTTGATGTTGTAAAAAATTTTCTGAGGGATAAATGATTTGCTCTTACTCAAAGGAAAATAATTCGTTGATAATTGGATTTCTTTTTTTTGTATTAACCTTATCATCTGTTTTCCCGCAACATCTCAATGATAGTTCGATTGCCGTTAAATATAAAGGCGATGCAAAGGTAGAAGTCGGAAGTCCGTTCATCGGCATGGAATTCCATCATAGTTCACCAGTGCCGCAAAGAATAAGTTTTTATTATCCGGTTGCAAACAGTTTTGATCTCAGCTCGGATTACTGGAAACGCGATACAACATTTGTTTCTTCTCTTGGCCTTAAGATCAATAACGGAAAGTTTCATGAGATTGGGAAAGAATCTTTTCTGCTTGAGTTGACACCGTATTATGCATTGTTCACAAAAAAAAATAAAGTCTATCAATTCAAAATCTCATACAATTTTACGAGGAATCAATCTGCGTCGGTTGTTACTTATGAACTGACGAACATAACGGACCAAACAAACACATATGAGTTCGACACAAAATATTATCTGACCTTAAGGACTTGTCATACTTATGATTTCATCAATAAAATCCGTCCGGAGTTTAACGAAGACAAATCTGCATTATTTGTTGATTATGGCGATAAAGCAACTAACTATGCGCAGATCTTTATTGCAAACGCCGGTGAAAAACCGGATGGATATGAACTCTCCAAAGAAGCGAATGCAATTCATATTGATAACCGGATCATTGAAAAACCGTACATCAAATATTCCTTCAAGAAAAAATTAGCTCCAAAAGAAAAAATGATTGTTGTGCAGATTATCGGATCGACAAAAAAGGATGAAGGGAAAAAAGTTGCCGGCTATATGATAGACAATTATAAGAAGGAGATTCGAGACTATTCTAATTATGTTTTAAATAAAAGTGTCAACGAGAAAAAAATAAAGTTGAACGATCATGTAATGGATCATTCAACACTCTGGGCTAAGGCAATTCTTGCGGCTAATTCTCATTACATCGACGGCTCTTTCGAACCTATGCCGTGTCCGGCGGAATATAATTTTTTCTTTACACACGATGTCTTGCTCACCGATCTTGCCGTCGTGAATTTCGATCTGCAGAGAGTTCACAGCGATCTCTCATTTATAATAAATCACGCCGATAAAAATAAAGTGATACCCCACGCGTATTATTGGAAAGACAGCACATACAAAACCGAGTACGCGGATGCAGATAACTGGAATAATTATTGGTTTATTATTTTGTCTGCAAAATATTTGATGCACTCGGCGGATACCACCTTCCTTAATCGGCTTTATCCTTATATCAACAAAAGCTTGGAAACAGCTCTCCACACAAAAAGCGATGATGATTTGATATGGTCCAACCGTCCCGACTGGTGGGACATTGGGAAAAAATACGGACCGCGGGCTTATATGACCATACTTGCTATCAAGGCTCTTCGCTCTTATAATTACATTTCCGCAGCGCTTAATCTTAATCTGGATCGCTTAAAAAATTATGAAGAACTTACCGAACGAATGGATGAGAGCCTGAATAAAAAATTATGGGCTAATGATGTTAATTACTTAATGAATTTTTATTCTGATGGAAAACGAGACGAACATTATTACATGGGATCTTTGCTGGCCGCACATTATAATCTTTTGAATACACAACTGATTGAAAAAATGGTAAAAACCGTGGAAGAAAAACTGCTTGATAAAAATATCGGTGTGTATACAGTGTGGCCAATGGATTTTAACAAGCTCATCGATTTTTGGAATTTCAGCGGCAACGAAGCGGGCGATCCGTATTATTATATTAACGGGGGAGTATGGTCTCACGCGAATGCATGGTATGCGCTTGCTCTTTCAAATTTAAATCGAAAAAGTGAAGCTGTTGACTTCATAAAAAAAACTATGACGGTGAAAGGAATAATGAACGGACCAAACGGACAGCCGGCAATGTATGAAGTTCGAAACGGCAATTCGAAGGATCTGAAAGTTTACGGCACAGTTGATAAACCTCAATTCCTTTGGGCTGCCGGCTGGTATTTGTATGATCTGTATAACATTTTTCTTGTTAAGGAGAACGATTGGAATCTGCAGTTTGATACATTTCTAAATATAAATCAGAAGTCCGCAACTTTTGATTATGCGTTCAACGGTTCTAACGTAAAAGTTATGATTGACCGGGAAAGTAAAAATAACAAGGTTGTAAATTATGACGGGAAGTATATTCCAAGTTTAGTACTGCCGCAAAATTTAATGGGAGTGAAAAAAATAAATCTGAAATGCGTTGAGACTGATCAACCGCTGTTAAAATCAACTTCTTCAATATTAAATAAAGCGGAATACCGCGACAAATTAATGACTCTTGAACTCAAAGCATTTGTCGAGCATAAAAATACAACTATGATACACGCATTGAGCGTACCGAAATCGGTTATAATCGATGGAGACAAACTCGTGACTTTCAATTCAATAAAAAAGGGCAACGGGTTCGACATAACATTTGGATTTATTCATAAGACGAATTCAGTCGAATCAGTAAAAATAAATTTTAAATGAAAAATATGATAAGAATGCAATGTTGAAAATTTTTCTTGACGATAATTGGAAATTCAAATTAAGCGATGATTCCGATATCGCGAAAATACCGCCGGAAATAATTAAGCATATAAAAAAATGGGATTATGCATCTGTCCCTGGTACGGTTCATACCGATCTACTCAACAATAAATTGATCGATGAGCCATTCTATTCGGATAACGAACTTATTCTTGGTTGGATTGCCGAGAGCGATTGGATCTATGAGACAAAATTCAATCTTCCCGAAGATTACACACTATCGTCGCCGATCCGTTTAGTATTTGAAGGCATCGATACGGTAGCTGAAATATTTCTGAACGACATGAAATTAGCCGAGGTCGATAATATGTTCCGGCGATATTCGTTCGATGTAACAGACATGCTGAAACCGCGACATAATGTTCTCTTCGTAACTCTTCATTCACCTCTAAGAGTCGGAAGAGAACTAAAAAAAAAATACGGTAAGCTTCCCGTTGCATTAAACTCCGAAAGAGTTTATTTAAGAAAGGCGCAGTATTCATTCGGCTGGGATTGGGGTCCGTCATTTCCAACCTTAGGAATTTGGAAGAGCGTTTATCTTGAGCAAATACCACCAGCAGAGTTAACTAAACTTACGTTTAACACGATTGAAGCCGATGAACAAAGAGCTGAAGTTGAGATCAGCGTTTTTCTTAAAGGAAATATTGATGCTATTTCCCAAATAAACCTCACTCTTGAAAATGGGGATTCCCGGATTGTAAAAGAAATTTTTAAACCGGATAAATCTGAAATCAGTTTTAAAATTGTTCTCCATGATCCAAAACTTTGGCATCCGAACGGAGAGGGTGAACAATCTCTTTATAATTTAAGCGCGGAAATAATTGCACCGGATGGGACGATCATCGATTCAAAAAATCGAAAAGTAGGAATAAGAAAAATCGAGCTGAGGCTGGAAGAGGATGGCAAATCCACATTCCGTTTTATTGTGAACGGGAACCCGGTATTCATCAGAGGAGTAAATTGGATTCCCGCTGATTCATTCTTACCTCGTGTTACTCCAGAAAAATATTCCGCTCTGCTTAAACTTGCACAAGAAGCGAATATAAATATGGTGCGTGTTTGGGGTGGAGGAATTTATGAATCGGATTGTTTCTACGACATATGCGATGAACTGGGGCTTCTAGTCTGGCAGGATTTTTTGTTTGCCTGTGATTCTTATCCTGAACACAAAGAGTTTCTCGAAAATGTAAAAATTGAAGTGGAAGAAAATGTTGCCCGGCTTCAGCATCACTCTTGCATTGCACTTTGGTGCGGTAATAACGAAAACGAATGGATCTGGTATCAGAACAAGAAAACATCTTACAAAAACATGCCCGGTTATAAAATATACAATGAGCTGCTTCCGGCAATAATTAAAAAAATGGATCCACACCGTTCGTATTGGCAGTCATCGCCATTTGGAGAAGGTGAAGATCCGAATCAGCAGGGAAGCGGGAACAATCATCAATGGGATATATGGAGCCGATGGATCGATTACGATATGATCGTTAATGATCAAAGTTTATTTGTTACTGAGTTCGGTTTCCAGGGACCGGCTAATATTTCAACACTGAACAAAGCGATTCCTCCGAAAAACAGAAAAACATACGACCGGATATTCGAGCATCATAACAAACAAGTTGAAGGCACGGAAAGAATATTCCGTTTCATGGCAGCACATCTGCCGGTTAGAAACGGTTGGGAAGATTTTAATTATCTCGGACAATTGAATCAAGCCCTTGCATTAAAAACCTGCGTTGAACATTGGCGTTCCAACTATCCGCGAACCAACGGAACAATCATCTGGCAGATCAACGATTGCTGGCCGGTAACGAGTTGGGCGTTGGTGGATTCGAACCTGATGCCGAAGATTGCTTATCATGCAGTTAAAAATTCTTTCTCGCAGAGTTTAACAGTATTTGTGAAAAATGATAAGACTGCCGAAGTTAGAGTCTTAAACCAGCAATCGAAATTTTTCCGCGGTGAATTGGTCTTGAAACAATATCATCTTCAAACAGGAAAAGAATTATCAGCGAAAATATTTAAACTGAATTCTGAACAAAATTCATCCGAAACGGTTTATCATATATCACTAATGGATCGCAATACAATCTTTGTTTCTTACCTTTATAATGAAGTAGGTGAAACGATTCATAAAAATATTTTTTATCCCGATCCGTGGAAACATGCACCATTGGCCGAGGCACGTGTTAATAAAAAAGTAATCAGGAAAGGGAATGATTATTATCTTGAACTCAATTCCAGTAAACCCGCTCTCTTCCTGGATTTCTATCATCCCAAATTAACTTTTTCCGATAGAGGATTTTCGCTCATGCCCCGAGAAAAAGTATTAATCAAAATGAGCGGTAAGGGAGTTGACAAAATCCAGGCGGATGAAATCAAAGTATTTACTCTTAACGATTATCTGAACGACTAAACAAGTAATGAAAATTAAAAAAGCGAATCTGATTTTGATTCTTGTAACGGCTCTTATTTTTATAGATGGAGCCGTGCTGAACGCTCAGCAAATAAGTATCAGTACAATCGAAAAGATGCAGAACGCGCCTTCACCTTACAGTATGCGCAATTGGAAGAAGGTTGCCGCCGGTTACGATTCGCTTGTATTCAATTCATCTCTCAGCGGTCAGTACCTTCCGTTGATCTTTGACATCAACAATACTGTAAATTATCCCGGGCAGAGAAGCTTTGGCATCAATTCTTACGTCGGGACTTACACTCTTCAGCAGGGCGAAGCAATTAATGTTTTGCCGGCTATTATCGGAGCGAGCTTAATCGGCATCGATAAAAGCAATCCTAACGTAAGAAATTATGTTTTGGAATCGAGAGAGTATTTTAATAAACGTCCGGAAGAAAATATTTATCTCAATCAGCCTGTTGTAAGCAGCGGCAGCGATTGGTGGTACGAAACTATGCCGAATGTTTTCTTCTATCAATTGTATAGTCTTTATCCCGGTACGCCGGAGTTTAATAATCAATTCACAACTGTTGCGGATAGATGGCTGCAAGCTGTCTATGCAATGGGTGCTGCAACAACTCCGTGGAAAATTCCCGGTATGAATTATAGAGCATGGAATTTTTCATTAATGACTCCGAACGCATCCGGAGTTCCCGAACCGGAAGCTTCCGGTGCAATCGCTTGGATACTAT
It encodes the following:
- a CDS encoding carbohydrate ABC transporter permease; its protein translation is MKKIIFYFCLVVFALIFIYPFIWMLSASIAPENQIGGLTFLPTDFTFSSFRQMFDKIPIGRAFVNSLLVALSITFGVLVFGSMVGYALSRLRFRGRNLIFYIIIFTMTLPFQITLIPQYIIMVKFGWVDTYWALIVPYLMNSFVIIMFRQYFNSLPQDLIDAARIDGCNELEIIFRILWPNSIPALVTVGIITFMASWNEVLWPLIVIRQENMMTMPQMVTLFAVGGRAESQLGVKLASAVVLALPIVVAYLFFQKYFIQSMASSGLKE
- a CDS encoding glycoside hydrolase family 130 protein, whose protein sequence is MSIEKYSKNPILTKDMVPFNVNSIFNPGAVKYGDKYLLLCRVEMPDGRSSFVLAESKDGIGFEVNEKPTLSPEDHKYCFEYVNWGIEDPRVTKIDDRYFILYTGYSKHMPLVILSETKDFQSFKIHGPISEPSNKDAALFPEKINGYYWKVDRPAAEVKREIWISSSPDLIHWGNYKCLTEPLPGTWEGDKIGNSGTPVKTKDGWMMLYHGVRGFGITSTYRLGVLLMDLEKPWILKGRSMEPIMSPEYDYERVGDVMNVVFSNGWIVEDDGLVKIYYSGADTNICLAETTIDYLLSVCRPV
- a CDS encoding extracellular solute-binding protein → MKLTRLYHKISLSVAAVFIFAMINSCGSGSSHDMNHILYWSSNNSYEIEFAKYITESWNKEHPDTRVNFQPVPEGQSSEEVILAAVVGKTTPDIYSNMWEGDVESYAKANTLVALDTLKGFKEFLAERCYSSVIAEITSGNGHIYQIPWKINPIMLIYNENIIHDLGYQRPPLTFSEFFDASKKFQKDIDGDGYVDRWFGYSEVLVTWWQRFFDFYPLYLAASGGAPLVKGDSAAFNNKYAVEVFTFLRELYAKNYFSRERLSARQDVFLSGIIATRFTGPWEIAHSETYKPEGFKYSFSPMPIPDDHKGPIYTYGDPKNIVIFKTCPNPQLAWDFLKYLLEEKNELKFLELTNQLPRRINLDTNPLFEDYFNKNPKMKIFAEQAKFVKGTDQSPVLKEVFDLISQEYEACVIYGKKTPEEAVRDAAKAVNLLFLK
- a CDS encoding glycoside hydrolase family 130 protein; the protein is MSLEILPIKILPDSKRVITLFFILHPERIKQIIKRIISLSDEETSQHIEKIKIQFGNRHRNIHEVILSNYEKVRGHIVNDLKITHEKKMLIGAYFTKEYSIQSAALFNPSIVAHPDQTGLHHDELRFVMSLRATGEGHLSSIEFREGLIKNNEVIVADVSKICELPRRLENKKFEKRLIGERFRSKKNLLEIFLRDLDEEFSFDEFENASRGKRNTKEENELYDELLDFLESNYEIEFDSNSTLDERVIFPTAKSESVGMEDVRLVKFQNADGTSCYYGTYTAYNGKTFRVQLLKTVDFRRFNIHTLHGSQIEDKGMALFPRKINSKYVITSRNDGENLYIMFSDDLYNWNEKKILYEPSKAFDFVQVGNCGSPIETKYGWLLITHAVGYFRRYSISAMLLDIDDPTKIIGSLDEPLIEPIESEREGYVPNVVYSCGSMLHGDNVIIPFAMFDSYCGFARIPLEELISKMS
- a CDS encoding sugar ABC transporter permease, coding for MIKKFTPYLLVSPYIIHFALFVAFPVVFSIVLTFHNWNIISPMQYTGISNYKRLFSDATFWKSILNTLIFLVIHIPLQIIVALTLAEVLNQNIKFRAFFRGAFFLPVIVSGVVVTILWQQLYGFDTGLLNRLLIKIGLGKIGWLNDPAWAMPSIAVMATWKNVGLYVVLFLVGLQTVPPQYYEAAELEGATHLQKFFKITLPLINPTILMVVILSTIGGFSLFIEPYVMTGGGPLNSTISAVLYIYKQGFFYYRMGYAATLGIFFALIILGVIILQKKFVEREN